The DNA region atttatagaaaaaaaaaccaaaaaactaaaaatgtccgttaacagctcaaaacaagtcaaatgattttgaacattttatgatgtaaaggaaattataatataaattgaatgtttattcaatgaaaattgcatgtatctaaaTTTGTTgtagaattacaccaaaaaccaaaatcgattttgtaaaaattcccgtttttccttaaatttttttttcaactgcgCAATGGTCCTATCAGTAAATGTGTGTAAGGTACACActctaataatatgtgtgtattacTTACCTGAAGTCTATAACGTTGTTTGAGGCGTCCGGGACCGTCTTCGGAGGCGGCGTACACTCAGACATGATCAGAAACGCGCTGGAAAAAAGTTTGAACTTGTCGTACTGGGACGGTTGCTTGTTGTAGAACGTCTCCAGGTACTCCATCCACTTGACCATCACGTCCTTAGGCTTGGTGCCGCCGGCCAGGAACAAGTCGTTCATCTCATTGAGATTGACGAACCGCATGACTTTCATGTCCGCGCACTGGGCCTCCCTCCGGCATTCCATCCCGAGCTGGCGCAACTTGAATTGCACCTGTTTGAACTTTTTGGTGGGCACGCGTGTGGCGATCCGAGCCGGGTTATATATGCCATACATGTCGATGGCTTCGGCCAATTGGAGCTTTTCCTCTTCCGTCCAGACATCAACTGTCGGGCTACTGGTCTGCCGGGCAAGATAAAGTGGTACCTAAATTAgagaagaataatatttatttatggttaGGTATTGGCATTTGGccacataataaatgtatagcgTTATAGGTACGCAAAAACCACGACGCTATAGAAgccttgtaaattattattttatatgcggCGTATAGACGAATTTATTGTTCATGTGGGTTATACAAaggtgtaaatgtgtaatacatAAAAAAGGAATGGGTGAAAATTTATGGGCGAATGAAG from Acyrthosiphon pisum isolate AL4f unplaced genomic scaffold, pea_aphid_22Mar2018_4r6ur Scaffold_11155;HRSCAF=11769, whole genome shotgun sequence includes:
- the LOC100574805 gene encoding uncharacterized protein LOC100574805, with protein sequence MYGIYNPARIATRVPTKKFKQVQFKLRQLGMECRREAQCADMKVMRFVNLNEMNDLFLAGGTKPKDVMVKWMEYLETFYNKQPSQYDKFKLFSSAFLIMSECTPPPKTVPDASNNVIDFRKVYYFLYRVFNNYYVGKNHKDNKITNYLHEMFLRVLADIDYSSDEEKIAMYNIVSNWTSVNRDKSLKVYGKPTGSEKEQAPVLVSDVCELLFSWL